A stretch of Bacteroidetes Order II. bacterium DNA encodes these proteins:
- a CDS encoding LytTR family transcriptional regulator, which yields MWSFLNKPFPIVSRIRDQLWMNAGFLLYILVFMGVFKPFGVDIFHSSLHFYRALEASMISFVVVSLNGIGLRMWLSHGLDERNWKVSSALLYTIWSFSAVVVALTAYAYFVGIASPTWYFIAIGSLKLGAITVIPAGLFLMWLYLRTLQAHIRQAQKWSAHLAEPHPAVVQQSHERDEPLFSVPITQTLDMPCKPQNVVVLNSENMKESFEIASTCLRYMVAADNYVQVHYMNEHGILSQYLFRSTLKKVEVELGEACAFFRCHRAYIVNLEEVEEVLGNAQGYRLKLKDIPTPIPVSRRFQPKLAERMTKAGYSGN from the coding sequence ATGTGGTCTTTTCTAAACAAGCCTTTTCCTATTGTTAGCAGAATTCGGGATCAACTATGGATGAATGCCGGGTTTTTACTCTATATATTGGTTTTTATGGGTGTTTTTAAGCCTTTTGGAGTAGATATATTTCATTCATCGTTGCATTTCTATCGTGCATTGGAGGCAAGTATGATCAGTTTCGTCGTCGTTTCCTTAAATGGGATTGGGCTTCGGATGTGGCTTAGTCATGGTCTTGACGAGCGAAACTGGAAAGTGTCTTCGGCGCTGCTCTATACAATCTGGTCTTTTAGCGCGGTAGTGGTAGCACTAACGGCTTACGCCTATTTTGTCGGAATCGCTTCCCCTACCTGGTACTTTATTGCCATAGGAAGCCTTAAATTGGGCGCCATCACTGTCATTCCAGCAGGTCTTTTTTTGATGTGGCTATACCTCCGTACCCTACAGGCACACATCCGTCAGGCACAGAAATGGTCGGCACACTTGGCAGAGCCTCATCCAGCAGTAGTGCAACAATCACATGAAAGGGACGAGCCACTCTTCTCCGTGCCCATAACACAAACACTTGACATGCCTTGCAAACCACAGAACGTAGTGGTGTTGAATTCCGAAAATATGAAAGAATCTTTCGAGATTGCCTCCACCTGCTTGCGTTATATGGTGGCTGCCGATAATTATGTGCAGGTACACTATATGAACGAACACGGTATATTGTCTCAATACCTATTCCGAAGCACGCTCAAGAAAGTTGAAGTGGAGTTAGGAGAGGCGTGTGCCTTTTTCCGGTGTCACCGTGCCTATATTGTGAATTTGGAAGAAGTGGAGGAAGTACTTGGAAATGCGCAAGGGTATCGGTTGAAATTGAAAGATATTCCAACCCCAATTCCCGTTTCGCGGCGCTTTCAGCCCAAACTGGCCGAACGGATGACCAAGGCGGGATATTCCGGGAACTGA
- a CDS encoding queuosine precursor transporter, producing the protein MSQVQYTLSRPQKLYVICASVFLTALIVAEATAGKFFTAFHLPFSIQILGQTFDRVTMTAGVLAFPITFIMTDIINEYFGRKGIRFVTLVGMGMIVFEFILISLAIQMPTDPISPAKADQFNAVFGMAGRVILGSLTAYLIGQLVDISLFFWLRKLTDGKHLWLRATGSTFGSQFLDTFLVLTIAFSGQPGFTFQTILAITLFNYGYKFVIAILITPIIYAVHWVIDHYLGREMAHELLEQAEYEEIA; encoded by the coding sequence ATGTCGCAAGTCCAATACACCCTCAGTCGGCCACAAAAACTCTATGTGATTTGTGCCTCCGTTTTTCTTACGGCGCTTATTGTGGCAGAAGCCACTGCGGGCAAGTTTTTTACGGCCTTTCATTTACCCTTTAGCATTCAAATTTTAGGACAGACCTTTGATCGGGTTACGATGACGGCTGGTGTGTTGGCCTTTCCAATCACCTTCATCATGACCGATATCATCAACGAGTATTTTGGACGGAAAGGGATTCGTTTTGTGACGCTGGTGGGGATGGGGATGATTGTATTTGAGTTCATTCTGATTTCCCTTGCCATTCAGATGCCCACCGATCCTATCTCGCCAGCCAAAGCAGACCAGTTTAATGCCGTATTTGGCATGGCCGGACGGGTGATTTTGGGGAGTTTGACCGCGTACCTGATTGGCCAATTGGTGGATATTAGCCTCTTTTTCTGGTTGCGCAAGCTCACAGATGGAAAACACTTGTGGCTACGAGCAACGGGTTCCACATTTGGTTCGCAGTTCTTGGATACGTTTTTAGTGTTAACCATCGCCTTTAGCGGACAACCCGGATTTACGTTCCAAACCATTCTTGCTATCACCTTGTTTAATTATGGGTATAAGTTTGTTATTGCCATTCTGATTACACCCATTATTTATGCCGTACATTGGGTCATAGACCACTATCTGGGACGCGAAATGGCGCACGAATTGCTCGAACAAGCCGAGTACGAAGAGATCGCATGA
- a CDS encoding VCBS repeat-containing protein — protein MKHLIIFCVVLWAFGSAIHAQPFTYQFINHQMPIIQNGTLATGDMNNDGRMDYVTTGFWSNIPDGTIFRNQGVQITVDLSGITITQLLQDLRPGSDMPKMVFGAIALGDVDNDGDLDFAASGATNTQAPYTTTAGVFTNLLASGIRKLGTFIDPLYSGDLAFGDFDNDGRLDLAQCGASAEGIYSTKIFRNDWPTFPTGTPTFKDIGAGLEGVAFCDVAWNDMDNDGDLDLTVSGATATSSHTRVYRNTDGRFTDMGLHLAPLVFSSLDWGDFDQDGDDDLVISGGKYGPGLLTGITKLYRNDAGSLTEMAVNFPGAFSGKTVWTDFDNDGDLDVLVVGGDTAITSPRARVMQNLGGGAFRPAVNLIGAMLAAVGIGDIDGDADSDVMIQGYNGVAGAASYFRNDTPNLNLLPTAPKNLKAEVSGNTVTLSWDPSLDLLTPEKGLMYNARIGTMTGGQQILSAMANLNTGLRRLTAPGNTGHRRSLTIKGLKNGTYYWSVQAMDSGLAGSAFADEATFSITGAQNEGSVEVEEETLPTEAFEITASYPNPFDDHTTLELMIPTSGKLQVRVLDLLGKQVRLLTDTTVASGKLQLAWDAADATGRRLPAGMYLIEARYGDQRTVQKVMVR, from the coding sequence ATGAAACACCTTATTATTTTTTGTGTTGTGCTTTGGGCCTTTGGTTCTGCTATTCATGCGCAACCTTTTACGTACCAGTTTATTAATCACCAAATGCCCATTATTCAAAATGGCACCCTTGCAACGGGCGACATGAACAATGATGGTCGGATGGATTATGTTACGACAGGCTTTTGGTCAAATATACCAGATGGAACGATTTTCCGGAATCAAGGTGTTCAGATTACGGTAGATCTTTCCGGAATTACCATTACCCAGTTGTTGCAAGACCTTCGGCCTGGCTCCGATATGCCTAAAATGGTGTTTGGCGCGATCGCACTTGGGGATGTGGACAACGACGGAGATTTAGACTTTGCGGCTTCTGGTGCAACCAATACACAAGCACCTTATACCACGACAGCTGGGGTTTTTACTAATTTATTGGCGTCTGGCATCCGCAAACTGGGCACCTTTATAGATCCGCTTTATAGCGGAGACCTTGCCTTCGGTGATTTCGATAATGACGGTAGATTGGATCTGGCACAATGTGGGGCCTCGGCAGAAGGGATTTATAGCACCAAAATTTTCCGGAACGACTGGCCCACGTTTCCGACAGGAACCCCTACTTTTAAGGACATTGGTGCGGGTTTAGAAGGCGTTGCATTTTGTGATGTAGCCTGGAATGATATGGATAACGACGGAGACCTGGATCTTACCGTTTCTGGTGCCACTGCTACGTCTTCCCATACCCGTGTCTATCGAAATACCGATGGTCGGTTTACGGATATGGGGCTTCATCTAGCACCTCTTGTGTTTAGTTCTTTAGACTGGGGTGATTTTGATCAGGATGGTGATGACGACTTGGTGATTTCGGGTGGAAAATATGGTCCTGGCTTGCTTACAGGGATCACGAAGCTATACCGAAATGATGCAGGCTCCCTCACGGAAATGGCCGTTAACTTTCCGGGTGCGTTCTCGGGTAAAACCGTATGGACGGATTTTGACAACGATGGAGATTTAGACGTTTTAGTGGTTGGTGGCGATACCGCGATCACGAGTCCGCGTGCGCGTGTAATGCAGAACCTAGGTGGCGGGGCGTTCCGTCCGGCAGTGAACCTGATTGGTGCCATGCTTGCCGCAGTGGGCATTGGAGATATTGATGGTGATGCCGATTCGGATGTGATGATTCAAGGGTATAATGGTGTGGCAGGGGCAGCCTCCTATTTTCGTAACGATACGCCTAACTTAAACCTACTTCCTACTGCTCCCAAAAACCTGAAAGCCGAAGTAAGTGGCAATACTGTTACGCTGTCTTGGGATCCTTCATTAGACCTGCTGACCCCCGAAAAGGGACTGATGTATAATGCACGCATTGGCACAATGACAGGTGGACAACAAATCCTTTCGGCAATGGCAAACCTAAATACGGGTCTCCGTCGGCTGACAGCCCCCGGCAATACAGGCCATCGGCGAAGCCTTACGATAAAAGGGCTGAAAAATGGTACTTATTATTGGAGTGTACAGGCGATGGACAGTGGGTTGGCGGGTTCCGCTTTTGCCGACGAAGCTACTTTCTCTATCACGGGCGCACAAAATGAAGGCTCGGTGGAGGTAGAGGAAGAAACCTTGCCCACCGAAGCCTTTGAGATTACCGCTTCCTATCCAAATCCGTTTGATGATCACACTACCCTAGAATTGATGATTCCGACGTCCGGTAAGCTACAAGTTCGGGTTTTGGACCTGCTGGGCAAACAAGTACGCTTATTGACAGATACTACCGTTGCGAGCGGAAAGCTCCAACTTGCGTGGGATGCCGCCGATGCAACAGGCCGACGACTGCCAGCCGGAATGTATTTGATAGAGGCCCGCTACGGCGATCAGCGAACAGTACAGAAAGTAATGGTACGATAA
- a CDS encoding methyltransferase domain-containing protein, whose amino-acid sequence MKKKIGFLTLIWVGFVSQSLIWAQEHGSHKPKDAPHTNSANEHMHHSSVQEWAQSFESPERDAYQQPEKVMRYLGNIRGKTIMDIGAGSGYFSVKLAAKGAKVIAAEVSEEFQSLLNTRIEKEKLKNIALRKIRFDDSGLRAQEADMVLIVNT is encoded by the coding sequence ATGAAAAAGAAAATTGGCTTTCTGACCTTAATCTGGGTTGGGTTCGTTAGCCAGTCACTCATTTGGGCGCAAGAACATGGATCTCACAAACCAAAAGATGCGCCTCATACTAATTCGGCCAATGAGCACATGCACCATTCCTCTGTTCAGGAATGGGCACAAAGTTTTGAGTCTCCGGAAAGAGATGCCTATCAACAACCCGAAAAAGTAATGCGATATCTGGGCAATATCAGGGGTAAAACCATTATGGATATTGGCGCGGGAAGTGGGTATTTTTCCGTAAAATTGGCTGCAAAAGGAGCAAAGGTAATTGCGGCGGAAGTAAGCGAGGAATTTCAAAGCCTACTGAATACCCGGATAGAGAAGGAAAAACTAAAAAATATTGCGTTAAGAAAAATCCGTTTCGATGATTCTGGACTTCGCGCACAAGAAGCAGATATGGTGCTGATCGTGAATACCTAA
- a CDS encoding TM2 domain-containing protein gives MEVKKDPTLAALLSFIFPGAGHIYVGRVGFGLMWFFLTVLGGVLILPGLMMWIAGIFMARTDAKRLNNRIAKREQAALETQIAQALPPRNTRKMSPDAFADRFRKLYHLWTNEMISEAEYHAEKQKVINDLNDAIIDDPHDLLASFIQLKQENMVSQSDIAAIKQALTASR, from the coding sequence ATGGAAGTAAAAAAAGACCCCACACTGGCGGCATTGCTCTCCTTTATTTTTCCTGGAGCCGGACATATCTATGTTGGGCGTGTTGGATTTGGCCTGATGTGGTTTTTTCTGACGGTACTGGGGGGGGTGCTTATTTTACCAGGACTTATGATGTGGATTGCAGGGATTTTTATGGCACGCACGGATGCTAAGCGGCTCAATAACCGCATTGCCAAACGCGAGCAAGCGGCATTGGAGACACAAATTGCACAGGCTCTCCCACCCAGAAATACCCGGAAAATGTCGCCGGATGCCTTTGCAGACCGCTTCCGGAAATTGTACCATCTTTGGACAAATGAGATGATCAGCGAAGCAGAATACCACGCCGAAAAACAAAAAGTGATCAATGACCTAAACGATGCGATCATAGACGATCCACACGATCTCTTGGCGTCGTTCATCCAATTGAAACAAGAGAACATGGTTTCTCAGAGCGATATAGCGGCCATTAAGCAGGCCCTCACCGCTTCACGCTAA
- a CDS encoding DinB family protein — MSDSSFTLDNHIALCNEVTFEAKRLFGHLTPTQLNWRPTPDKWSVAQCLEHLIQGNRLYFPLFAALENGTYKPSWWAKINPMSMWLGNFMVDALGPDLKRKMKTPIQATTPPSKVSGDIVARFEVHQQEFVAALAGLKHADTHVVVTSPLLAIITYPLSSCVALLVRHEQRHLLQATRVSEFAGFPGA; from the coding sequence ATGTCCGATTCTTCCTTTACCTTAGATAACCATATTGCCCTCTGTAACGAAGTGACGTTTGAGGCCAAGCGACTTTTTGGCCATCTAACCCCCACCCAACTCAACTGGCGGCCAACGCCAGATAAATGGAGTGTAGCACAGTGTTTGGAACACCTGATCCAAGGTAATCGTTTGTATTTCCCCTTGTTTGCTGCACTCGAAAATGGTACTTACAAGCCCTCTTGGTGGGCCAAAATCAATCCCATGAGCATGTGGCTGGGAAATTTTATGGTGGACGCTTTGGGCCCAGACCTGAAGCGGAAGATGAAAACACCGATACAAGCAACCACACCGCCCAGCAAGGTATCGGGTGATATTGTGGCCCGCTTCGAGGTACATCAACAAGAATTTGTAGCGGCATTGGCTGGCCTAAAACATGCGGATACCCATGTGGTGGTAACCTCTCCATTGCTTGCCATCATAACCTATCCATTGTCGTCCTGTGTGGCACTTTTGGTCCGTCACGAGCAACGCCATTTACTTCAGGCCACCCGCGTTTCCGAGTTTGCAGGATTCCCAGGAGCATAA
- a CDS encoding family 10 glycosylhydrolase produces the protein MKKLLLLLFFLPLTTYSQASLKYEMRGAWVATVLGLDWPTAGASPANQQAALRTMFDNLKAAGVNAVFFQVRSESDAMYKSELEPWSIYLTGQQGKAPSPEWDPLEFAITEAHKRGMELHAWFNPYRVIRDNAGTYAKAANHISVTKPEWMLKVGNVTILDPGIPDARNYIIQVAMDIVNRYDVDGIHYDDYFYPYSGMNNEDLNTFTTYGSGFRAIDEWRRYNINEFVKKLGEQVRVAKPWVKYGVSPFGIWKSGVPSGITGLSAYSTIFADAVTWMELKWIDYLSPQLYWAFGGGQDYAKLAPWWKSVMNGVHLYPGLGAYRADSGTAGSGTVYKANEVPRQLRFNRANGIPGSLLFRANNIDGTRPTQGLADSLRLKINKLPALTPVMDFKAKVIPPAPVNLTYFWDNETIQLFWAKPTPVAGQQDVYRFAIYRAQSAAEPDMQTVISDPKNLLMVTPSLTFRDKPTKSATPYWYFVTAIGGNSVESTQKTMIAAIEGKAVSNTHEVPTTFRMSDVYPNPFSNEVSLSLTLDRASRVRITLVNTLGQTVAVIADTVMDAGTQNVGWEAGHLSNGVYLLVTEAEGHREIKKVVRNR, from the coding sequence ATGAAAAAACTGTTGTTACTGCTTTTCTTCCTTCCCCTCACAACCTACTCGCAAGCCAGTCTGAAGTACGAAATGCGGGGTGCTTGGGTGGCCACCGTATTGGGTTTGGATTGGCCTACCGCTGGAGCCTCGCCAGCAAACCAACAGGCGGCACTCCGAACCATGTTCGATAACCTGAAAGCTGCCGGGGTGAATGCGGTGTTTTTTCAAGTCCGGTCAGAGTCGGATGCCATGTATAAATCGGAATTAGAACCGTGGTCCATCTACCTCACCGGACAACAAGGCAAAGCCCCCTCGCCAGAGTGGGATCCGTTGGAGTTTGCCATCACCGAGGCCCACAAACGTGGTATGGAACTCCACGCTTGGTTCAATCCGTACCGTGTTATTCGGGACAACGCCGGAACCTATGCGAAGGCGGCGAACCACATCTCGGTCACAAAACCTGAATGGATGCTAAAAGTGGGGAATGTCACCATTCTGGATCCCGGCATACCGGATGCCCGCAATTATATCATTCAGGTGGCAATGGATATTGTCAATCGTTACGATGTGGATGGCATCCACTACGATGACTATTTTTATCCCTATAGTGGAATGAACAACGAGGATTTAAATACATTCACTACTTATGGTTCCGGATTTCGAGCCATAGACGAGTGGCGGCGCTACAACATCAATGAGTTCGTAAAAAAACTGGGTGAGCAGGTACGGGTAGCCAAGCCTTGGGTAAAATATGGGGTAAGTCCATTTGGCATCTGGAAAAGTGGTGTGCCGTCGGGGATTACTGGCCTTTCGGCCTATAGCACCATCTTTGCAGATGCCGTAACGTGGATGGAACTGAAATGGATAGATTATTTGTCCCCACAATTGTATTGGGCGTTTGGTGGTGGCCAAGATTATGCCAAACTGGCCCCTTGGTGGAAAAGTGTGATGAACGGGGTTCACCTCTATCCGGGCTTAGGCGCTTATCGGGCCGATTCTGGGACTGCTGGTTCGGGAACGGTTTATAAGGCCAACGAAGTACCCCGTCAATTACGGTTTAACCGTGCCAATGGCATCCCCGGTAGCCTCTTGTTCCGTGCGAACAACATAGACGGAACGCGCCCTACACAAGGGTTAGCGGATTCGCTCCGTCTCAAAATCAATAAATTACCTGCACTTACACCTGTAATGGACTTTAAGGCAAAGGTAATACCGCCTGCTCCGGTAAACCTAACCTATTTTTGGGACAACGAGACCATTCAACTGTTTTGGGCAAAACCTACGCCTGTTGCTGGACAACAAGACGTGTATCGTTTTGCCATATATCGCGCTCAATCGGCGGCGGAACCGGATATGCAAACCGTTATCTCCGATCCAAAAAATCTCCTTATGGTTACGCCTTCACTTACGTTTCGCGACAAGCCCACTAAATCCGCTACCCCTTATTGGTACTTTGTGACGGCTATCGGTGGCAATTCGGTGGAAAGCACCCAAAAAACCATGATTGCCGCAATCGAGGGCAAGGCGGTCTCTAATACTCATGAAGTGCCCACTACTTTTCGGATGAGTGACGTCTATCCGAACCCGTTTAGCAACGAAGTTTCTCTTTCACTTACCTTAGACCGCGCAAGCCGGGTGCGCATTACCTTGGTAAATACCTTAGGCCAAACGGTGGCCGTGATCGCTGATACGGTGATGGATGCGGGAACCCAAAACGTGGGATGGGAAGCCGGACATTTGTCCAATGGTGTTTATCTATTGGTGACAGAAGCCGAGGGCCACCGCGAAATAAAAAAAGTGGTCCGCAATCGTTGA
- a CDS encoding acyltransferase: protein MNIASPQPHRHIPALDGFRGLAVLLVMFDHFTDMGGLLKGDSAFLRLLNSGYIGVDMFFMLSGFLITGILLDTKGSQNYFSAFYARRTLRIFPLYYFVLAVAYGTAPFLTPQNNLDFSGPNSPLWYWLYVSNFGTIVKGDWLLSPYWLNLGHLWSLSIEEQFYLLWPLVVFVFPQKHLKTACLALAAMAVALRLYFLKTEGDYSLMAYLFTFARLNTLAIGSWIAIALREPTVWEEVRKYRWVVFWVGGTLYIAVRTYWINGRHYEDVFAMIFFCSLLVLAIQEKGAQPWKTFLRSRPLVFFGKYSYALYIYHHLLKPIFWLKLYNGFLVPLLGSGWAGVLAYVVIVTLVTIALALLSWHLLEWPLQRLKKHFPYRYDATQTIQQ from the coding sequence ATGAACATCGCATCCCCGCAGCCCCATCGTCACATCCCAGCCTTAGATGGCTTTCGGGGCCTTGCTGTATTGCTGGTCATGTTCGATCATTTTACCGACATGGGCGGATTGCTCAAGGGCGACTCGGCTTTTTTGCGGCTTCTGAACAGCGGATACATCGGTGTGGACATGTTTTTCATGTTATCCGGTTTTCTGATTACGGGTATTTTATTGGATACGAAAGGTAGTCAGAACTATTTTTCTGCGTTTTATGCCCGCAGAACACTCCGCATCTTTCCACTCTATTATTTTGTACTGGCTGTAGCATATGGTACAGCCCCGTTCTTGACACCCCAAAACAACTTAGACTTCTCTGGCCCCAACTCGCCCCTCTGGTACTGGTTGTATGTCTCTAATTTTGGAACCATTGTAAAAGGGGATTGGCTGCTTTCGCCTTATTGGCTGAACTTGGGTCACCTTTGGTCGCTTTCGATCGAGGAGCAATTTTATCTTTTGTGGCCGTTGGTGGTTTTTGTCTTTCCGCAGAAACACCTCAAAACCGCCTGTTTAGCCTTAGCCGCAATGGCAGTTGCCCTACGCCTGTATTTCCTGAAAACCGAAGGGGATTATTCGTTGATGGCGTATTTATTCACTTTTGCACGGCTCAATACACTGGCTATTGGTTCTTGGATTGCAATTGCGTTGCGTGAGCCAACTGTCTGGGAAGAGGTCCGCAAATACCGTTGGGTTGTGTTTTGGGTGGGCGGCACCCTATATATTGCCGTTCGTACGTACTGGATTAATGGGCGGCATTATGAAGATGTGTTTGCCATGATTTTCTTTTGTTCGCTGTTGGTTTTGGCCATTCAGGAAAAAGGCGCACAGCCTTGGAAGACATTTCTTCGGTCTCGCCCACTCGTGTTTTTTGGTAAATACAGCTATGCACTCTATATTTACCATCACTTGCTAAAGCCCATTTTTTGGCTCAAACTATATAACGGCTTCTTGGTGCCACTTTTGGGCAGTGGTTGGGCGGGTGTGCTGGCATATGTGGTGATTGTCACACTAGTTACCATCGCCCTTGCCCTCCTAAGTTGGCACTTGCTGGAATGGCCTCTGCAACGGCTGAAAAAACATTTTCCGTACCGATACGACGCAACCCAAACAATCCAACAATAA
- a CDS encoding CPBP family intramembrane metalloprotease produces the protein MKPLITYFGLAYLISWAIWLPLYGHTLGLTNLPTLPYHHGLGGLGPLIASFLTTWIYERNQGVKRLFQQCLQVRPLIYLTIALLSPFLLAYIATIINYFVYKSPINLSGFLVSKEFPQLNLLTFFIYNLIFFGFGEEVGWRGFALPRFQYKFNALTASIILTLFWAMWHLPLFFYRPGYTSMDFAGAFGWIFSLLTGSILLTWLYNSSRASILICAVFHSTIDIVFTADLADKNVLNYYIGLLITVWGILTVLVFKPQNLALNEREKNISL, from the coding sequence ATGAAACCACTGATAACATATTTCGGGCTTGCGTATTTAATTAGTTGGGCAATTTGGCTTCCGTTGTATGGACATACTTTGGGGCTGACCAATTTACCTACTTTACCTTATCATCACGGACTTGGTGGACTTGGGCCCTTAATTGCATCATTCTTAACGACATGGATATACGAAAGAAACCAAGGAGTAAAACGTTTATTTCAACAATGTTTACAAGTAAGACCGCTGATTTATCTGACAATTGCGTTATTAAGCCCGTTCCTACTCGCCTATATAGCGACAATCATAAATTACTTCGTTTATAAATCACCAATCAATTTATCGGGATTTTTAGTTTCAAAAGAGTTCCCTCAGCTCAACTTATTGACGTTTTTTATTTACAACTTAATATTCTTCGGATTTGGGGAAGAAGTGGGTTGGCGCGGTTTTGCATTGCCAAGGTTCCAGTATAAATTTAACGCATTAACTGCAAGTATTATCTTGACCTTATTTTGGGCTATGTGGCATTTGCCGCTTTTCTTTTACCGACCAGGTTATACTTCAATGGACTTTGCAGGAGCATTTGGTTGGATATTTAGCCTGCTAACCGGAAGTATATTATTAACTTGGCTTTACAACTCATCCAGAGCAAGTATTTTAATTTGTGCTGTTTTTCACTCCACCATAGACATCGTATTTACAGCAGACCTTGCGGATAAAAACGTCTTGAATTATTACATAGGTTTATTAATAACGGTTTGGGGTATATTGACCGTCCTTGTCTTTAAACCCCAAAATTTAGCGCTAAACGAACGAGAAAAAAACATCAGTCTTTAA
- a CDS encoding S8 family serine peptidase — translation MNLTDQTSLLAIIAGLGIAWEGSKATGKNPLLILSAGILLIFVTAKHLFGDVALMLAVPALLKDLGLGLLAGGAMLVWRKATSRSFVLGGLALLGMAGTGYGVWYLFQNTEQILVELGPDDRITEIMPLLVRYGVSYERAFPEVSLDEDENLAQYYLLTGTASVMDKVLSGLRSDPENVDSAEWNNVVSLEPETPLEAMPNGGIQSNDPKAGEQWALKAIYANEAFVLLKSAQPKRKAIVAILDTGVDSGHEDLKSVFTKSPGDKDLHGHGTHCAGIAGATTNNGVGIASLNWEGRFIEIRGYHALNGGGAGTNESIAQAMISAVEEGADILSMSLGGYSPSAPKVIRDAVQFALKRQVVVIAAAGNSNDSAKNHSPANINGVITVSAVDAEKKKAGFSNTNHGLKRPIAAPGVDILSTKPGGMYMAHSGTSMATPLVAGLAGVLRSFRPELKPDELYQILFRTGQNVPDTGKVGRVINAEAAIRVVLP, via the coding sequence ATGAACTTAACCGATCAAACCTCGTTGCTGGCCATTATTGCAGGCTTGGGCATTGCTTGGGAAGGCAGTAAAGCAACCGGAAAAAATCCACTCTTGATATTGTCTGCTGGGATATTGCTGATTTTTGTGACAGCGAAGCACTTATTTGGGGATGTTGCCCTTATGCTGGCCGTTCCTGCATTATTGAAAGACCTTGGTTTGGGTTTGTTGGCAGGTGGTGCAATGTTGGTTTGGCGCAAGGCGACCAGTCGTTCTTTTGTATTAGGTGGCTTGGCCCTTTTAGGTATGGCGGGGACGGGCTACGGAGTCTGGTATCTTTTTCAAAATACGGAGCAAATATTGGTGGAACTGGGGCCGGATGACCGTATTACCGAAATCATGCCGCTTTTGGTACGTTATGGTGTTTCTTATGAACGTGCATTTCCGGAGGTTTCTTTAGATGAAGATGAGAATTTGGCACAGTACTACCTCCTAACTGGAACGGCTTCCGTGATGGACAAGGTATTGTCCGGGTTGCGGTCCGATCCAGAAAATGTGGACAGCGCCGAGTGGAACAATGTGGTATCGTTGGAGCCTGAAACACCATTAGAAGCCATGCCCAATGGTGGTATTCAGTCTAATGACCCCAAAGCGGGGGAACAATGGGCACTTAAAGCGATCTATGCAAACGAAGCCTTCGTCCTGCTTAAATCTGCCCAACCCAAGCGTAAAGCCATTGTTGCTATTTTAGATACGGGCGTGGATAGTGGCCACGAAGACCTGAAAAGCGTCTTTACCAAATCTCCGGGGGATAAAGATTTGCATGGACACGGCACACACTGTGCTGGAATAGCAGGGGCCACAACAAACAATGGTGTTGGCATCGCCTCACTCAACTGGGAAGGGCGATTCATCGAAATCCGTGGGTACCATGCCTTGAATGGCGGCGGTGCAGGCACCAATGAATCTATTGCCCAAGCGATGATCAGCGCAGTTGAAGAGGGGGCAGACATCCTTTCCATGTCGCTAGGAGGTTATTCGCCTTCTGCGCCAAAGGTAATTCGGGATGCCGTGCAGTTTGCCCTTAAACGCCAAGTAGTGGTGATTGCCGCTGCAGGAAACTCCAATGACTCGGCAAAAAACCACAGTCCAGCCAATATCAATGGTGTTATTACGGTGTCTGCGGTAGATGCAGAAAAGAAAAAAGCAGGCTTTTCGAACACAAACCATGGGCTAAAACGCCCCATTGCCGCGCCGGGTGTAGATATTCTCTCTACGAAGCCGGGCGGTATGTATATGGCCCACTCTGGAACCTCTATGGCAACACCTTTGGTGGCAGGCTTGGCGGGCGTCCTGCGTTCTTTCCGGCCAGAACTTAAACCGGATGAGTTGTATCAAATACTATTTCGTACGGGGCAAAATGTCCCTGATACAGGAAAAGTGGGCCGTGTAATTAATGCCGAAGCTGCAATTCGAGTGGTATTGCCCTAA